ggaggatttgagaggatttgtttagttaaaaatacagaaatccaaatctcatggttttaggtaggatttgaaagaattttcctataaatcatatcaacttctctaaaatctatcaaaattccaaatttcctaaatctcataaaatcttctaaaatcatGGTTCCAATACACCCCACTAAATGTGTAAAGTCATAAAGCTTTCATTTCTCATAAATATTCATAACTCAGAATTTACATACCAGAACACTTGCTatagaaaacacatcaaaactatcTTCAACTATAATATGACGTATAATATTATCTTCAagatactattattttttttaaatataactttATTAGTTTAACTTTACCCATTTTGTTGATCAAATAACCCTGTTTAAACCTAGTAAACACTAATATAAATGAGTTATATATTTAAAGCTagacataaaacaaaattttgtgaatagtaattttgttttgcaattttaacaaaatcaaatccataaaaggactatcctttttttttttgacattagaaatagaaagcaaacaaaataaaaaaggactATActtaaaactgaaaaagaaggaaaaagtcattaacaaaaagaaaaagaaaattactctttattcttttttttttggtaaattgagaaaaaataagaaaagtgaGTAAATCTGCAATGAATGTGTAAGTTAACAAATTTTGACTCAGTTAGATCGTATCTTACAGAACTGAAACACACAAGTGTTTAAAGTAAGAAATTTACACCAATCAAACTCCACGTGGCACGTATCTATCCGAATCGTATTAAGCCCTCATCGACGAAGACGAAAAGCCAATTCcttcataaactttttttttctttttctcttcttacataaacaaacaaaaaaaactctctcctTCCCCGATTCTTCCgttcaaaaaacataaaaagttcCAATCTTTCTCCAAAcccaaaccctaattctctcccCCTCTGATCTGGGTTATGATCTGAAATCGGATCTAGGTTTTTCAAAGAATTTAAGATtatgaggaagagagagagagagaaccctTGTTCGATTTGTGGGCATTACCATAAGTACGAGGAAGGTGAAGTTTGTGGGATATGTGGTCACTGTATGCCTGTTTCTTCCGATACGGCGGCGTCTCCTCCACAAGTCGTCCACGTCAGTGCTTTTCCCTCGGAGATCCTCCCTGAGTTTCTTTACCTCGGGAGTTACGACAACGCTTCTCGCTCTGAGCTTCTCAAGACTCAGGGGATCTCTCGTGTTCTTAATGTAAGTTTTTTCAAGAATTGGTGTTTTGTGTTATGACTTTGATTTGAATTCTTgaattggttttgtttaaaCAATTTGATTTGATCTTTTCGATTGTTCTTGAAGTTAGCAATGAATTGGTTTGAGTCTTTGAATTGAATTAGATTTTTGCCTATTCTTTGTGGTTTGTCTATAGTATTGATGATTATCATATATGGTTTCTGttaaatttcttgttttggtaaTTGAGAgtaatgtgtattttttttctttttttgtttttgactctgtttttgttctctgtttcaGACGGTTCCTATGTGCCAGAATCTATACAGGAACTCATTCACTTATCATGGTCTTGATAATGAAAAAGTTTTACAGTTTGATGATGCTATCAAGTTTTTAGGTTTGATGATTCTATCCTCAATTCtcataatcctttttttttttttaatagttaatttgatatttttttttggtttttaatccATTCTCTTATCGTTCTGCTTGTTTTGTACTGTTTAGATCAATGTGAGAAGGACAAGGCACGTGTTCTTGTTCACTGTATGTCTGGGAAAAGTAGGTAAGTACATTTATCATTCTCTGACCTTCTATCTAAAACTGCGGCTGCTTTCTTAAGATTGtcatgtcatgttttttttctttttctttgggagAGTCGTAATCTTGTTTAAGTACATTTTAGTCTTAATTCCTCTTGTGTTTGATTACGAACAGATCACCAGCGGTTGTTATAGGGTACTTGATGAAACGTAAAGGGTGGAGACTTGCTGAGAGTCACCAGTGGGTTAAACAAAGGAGACCTACCACTGACATAAGTCCAGGCAAGTACTTACTAGGATTAGAAACTTATCATTGTTCTTGATGAAGCTGTTGTAGTGTTTGctcattgctttttttttttcctttctgtaCAGAGTTCTACCAACAACTGCAGGAGTTTGAGCAGGCGATATTTGGATCTGGGATGATGTCGGCAATGAATATCAATGATGCGCCAACGTTTGGGTATGGTTTCCCTAAAATTGATAACCAAGCACAAGGCCCTGTGTTCAACAGTGGTACTACTTCTTCTATATTTTCATCTCCTGCTTCAAGTATCCCTCCTCAAGAGTTCACTTTTGGAGCAACTCCACCAAAGCCAACAACAGGTGGTGATATTACCATGGATGGCTCTTAGAACCAAATCATCATACTCTGCAAAAATATTCACCAACAAACATACTGTTGTGagaatgtttctttttctctttttttttttcctgtacaTGGAGATTGGTGCATTGCTTGAGAGATACATGAGATGAATCTTTATGGTTTCGGTGTTTTGCATCTATCTCTATGTTTAAGGAAACATCTTTGTCTCCTTTAATCCTTATTCTCCAATAGTTATGTATTCTATCTTGACAACATAATCTACCATTACACTAGTTAGACCAAAGCCTGCAAAGAAAAGCTGAGTAAAAGAAACTCTTTATAAAAAGATTgcacagaaaaagaaacatcaaaTCTATCTTGACAACATAATCTACCATTACACTAGTTAGACCAAAGCCTGCAAAGAAAAGCTGAGTAAAAGAAACTCTTTCTAAAAAGATTGCACAGAAAAGAAACATCAAATCTCGTCTCTCTGTTTGAGACATTCAATACTTGCTGTTCCAACTATGTCCAATGTTAAAATGTCTTATCAGACACAATCCAATCTTAGATTATAGCAATAATAGTAATGACAGAGCTGGCTTGAACTAAGCCTACACTAGTACAGTAGTACTATTAAACAAGGGAGAGGTACTTCTAGTCATGACAATGTATAACCCtaaaaaaatgcaaacaatgTAATATGAAACTTCATGAGAGATCTCAACGCTTGGCATAACTAAGAATGGTCGAAGCTGCGAGAATGCTTGGTGTATATCGACGAGATTCCAAATCACCACAATGAATCATGTTGCTCAGTTCGCTTTCTGACGGATGCAAGAGCTGCATCAACTTTTCAGCAGCAACAACTTGTCTTTCTCTCATCTTTTCATCCAAGAGCAGTCTCCTACAAATTTCACACAAcatctcacatcatcatcatcatgccATGTTCTTGTTAGTTGGATAACAAAATATACGGTGAAAGTGGGCGacaagaaataaatatactCTAGTGTCGAGGCGAGATTCGAAGGGTTGCAGGCTTGAAACAAAGCTTCAGGAATGA
The Camelina sativa cultivar DH55 chromosome 15, Cs, whole genome shotgun sequence DNA segment above includes these coding regions:
- the LOC104747134 gene encoding protein-tyrosine-phosphatase IBR5, whose protein sequence is MRKRERENPCSICGHYHKYEEGEVCGICGHCMPVSSDTAASPPQVVHVSAFPSEILPEFLYLGSYDNASRSELLKTQGISRVLNTVPMCQNLYRNSFTYHGLDNEKVLQFDDAIKFLDQCEKDKARVLVHCMSGKSRSPAVVIGYLMKRKGWRLAESHQWVKQRRPTTDISPEFYQQLQEFEQAIFGSGMMSAMNINDAPTFGYGFPKIDNQAQGPVFNSGTTSSIFSSPASSIPPQEFTFGATPPKPTTGGDITMDGS